In Chitinophagaceae bacterium, the genomic window TTCTATGGTAAAATAACTCCAGTTACTTTGAACGGCATGTGCAGCAAGATATATTAATACAAATGCACCCACTAGGCCGCCCAGTTCGGGATGCCTTTTGAGTTCAAGTAAAGATTTTCCGGGTACCATGGATTTGGGATTAAATTGCCTCCTGTTTTCTATTGGCAAAGATTCTGGCAGGATAAAATATCCGTAAAGCCAGTTTAAAAAACTTAGGATTGCCGCCGCCATAAAAGGAACCCTCGGCCCAAAAGAGCCCAGCAAACCACCAATTACCGGCCCAAGTATAAAGCCTAATCCAAAAGCAGCGCCAATTATCCCAAAATTTTTTGCTCTTGTTTCTACATTACTTATATCTGCTATATAAGCAGTGGCCGTAGTAAAACTTGCGCCGGTAATACCACTAATTGCACGGCCAATAAATAACCAAAAAAGCGTTGGCGCAAAAGATAAAAACAAATAATCTATCGCTGCGCCAAATAATGCAAAAAGCAATACCGGCCTCCTGCCAAATTTATCACTCAGGGCCCCCAGCATAGGAGCAAATAAAAACTGCATTATGGCATAAGTAAACGTTAACCAGCCACCATACTTGGCAGCATGGCTTATACCTTCACCCGTAAGCTCTTCCAAAAGTTTTGGCATTACCGGAATAATTAAACCTATACCGGTAATGTCAATTAAAAGGGTAATAAAAATAAAACCAATAGCAGCCTGTTTTTTAGATGCCATATAAAGTTGAATCTGTTAAGGGGAGCATTTAGTATTTCAATTATCAGGGAGTAAATGTTATAGAGCCAATAGTTGCGGGCCTTTCTGTACAATGAAACTCCAGATTGCCGTCAATATCTTTTTTTAAAGTAAAAAATTTTCCGGAGTTTACAATCACCGAATCAAAAAATGCGCTGTTGTGGGATACTAATTTTCGGGAAGCAGAAGTATTGTTCACAAATACTATTGTTGTGCCGGCAACCGTAGTAAGCGAAGCCGGAGAAAACGTACTGTCCCTAATGTCTATATATTTGGCAGGCAGGTTGCCGCCAGGCAAATCGGTAATTTCTTTTTCTTTGTTACAGGAGGTGAGCAACAGTATATAAGCTATGAAAAAAAATACTAATGCTGGGACTTGCCTTTTCATTTTGCTGTTAAAATTGGGTATGTAAGATAATAAAAAAATGAAGAGCAGATTAATTACCTGTAAAAATCTATTTTAAATTAACTTTGTTGTATGCTTAATTATCTTCAGGGGCTCAATGAAATGCAGCAAAAAGCCGTACTTCATAAAGATGGCCCGTTAATGATTATTGCCGGCGCAGGCAGCGGCAAAACCAAAGTGCTTACTACCCGTATTACACACCTTATGGCAGCACACAATGTAGATGCCTTTAATATACTTGCCCTTACGTTTACCAATAAGGCAGCCGCCGAAATGAAAGAACGTATTGCACATATTTTGGGAAATACCGAAGCCAGGAATTTATATATTGGTACCTTTCATAGTGTATTTGCAAGAATTTTAAGAACAGAAGCACCTAAAATTGGGTACCCCAATAATTTTACCATTTATGATACCGAAGATGCAAAAAGCGTTATTAAAACCGTTATTAATGAATTAAATTTAGACGATAAGCAATATAAACCCAATACGGTGTATAGCCGTATTTCCGCTGCAAAAAATGCATTGGTAGGCCCCGCAGATTATGCCAATGATTACCATTTGCAGCAGGAAGACGCTAAGGCAAACCGACCCATGCTGGGACAAATTTTTGTAGCCTACGCCAACCGTTGTTTTAAAAACGGCGCTATGGATTTTGACGACCTGCTCATAAAAATGTATGAATTGCTCAAAAATTACCCCGATGCATTAAGCAAATACCAGCGTAAATTTAAATACATTTTAATTGATGAGTACCAGGATACCAACCCTGCACAGTATGAAATAATAAAACTGCTGGGCGCAATGCACGAAAACGTATGCGTAGTAGGCGATGATGCTCAAAGTATTTATAGTTTTCGTGGCGCCACTATAGAAAACATCCTCCAGTTTAAAAAAGATTATGACGATGTGGCAATAGTAAAGTTGGAACAAAACTACCGCAGCACAAAAAATATATTGCATATTGCCAACCAGGTAATCGGTAATAATAAAGGGCAAATTGAAAAAGTTTTATTTACCGATAATGCCGAAGGCGAAAAAATAAAACTGGTACGCACACTTACCGATAACGAGGAAGGAAAAATGGTAGCCGATACCATACAGGAACAAAGGCTGCGTTACCATTTGGCCAATAAAGATTTTGCCATACTTTACCGCACCAATGCACAAAGCCGGAGTTTTGAAGAAGCGCTTCGCCGCATGGGCATTCCTTATCGTATTTATGGCGGTATAAGTTTTTACCAGAGAAAAGAAATAAAAGATTTACTTGCCTACTTGCGCTTTATTGTTAATACCAATGATGATGAAGCGTTAAAACGCATAATTAATTATCCCGCCAGGGGAATTGGAAAAACCAGCATGGAAAAAGTGGCTTTGTATGCCAATGAAAAAAATATCCACATGTGGGAAGTGCTATGCAATGCCGCAATGTTTGGCTTTAAAAGCGGTGCACTGGAGAGCATTGACAATTTTGTTATCACAATTAAAATGTTTCAAAGTGAGTTAACAAAACAAAATGCCTACGACCTGGCAGTACTTGTGGGCAAACACAGCAATATTGTAAAAGAATTATTTAATGATAAAACTACCGAAGGCCTTGCCCGTTACGAAAACGTACAGGAATTACTCAACTCCATAAAAGAGTTTATAGAAACGCCATTGAATGAAGAAGATGGAGAAGTGGGGGATAAAGGCCTGGGTACTTATTTGCAACAAATTTCTTTGCTTACCGATGCAGATGCAGATTCGGATGAAAATGCAGATACCGTAAAGCTCATGACCATACACGCTGCAAAAGGCCTGGAGTTTACTATGGTATTTGTGGCAGGCCTGGAAGAAACATTGTTTCCCAATGCCATGAGCATCAATACACGTGAAGAACTTGAAGAAGAAAGAAGGTTGTTTTATGTTGCAATTACCAGGGCAAAAGCCAAATTGGTTTTAAGTTATGCCAATGCCCGTTACCGCTTTGGGCAATTGCAGCAAAATGATTCCAGCAGGTTTTTGGAAGAAATACCGGAGGAATATATAGAGCGAAGTTATGCAGGGCAGGCAGCCCGTAATAATGGCAATAACTGGCAGCAGGGTACGGCTTTTGAACGCATGAACCGTGGCTTTGGAAATAATAATTTTTCTGCTTCAAATTCATCCGAAAAAAAGAAGCCCTCTTATCTAACTCCTCCTCCAAGGCCGGCAATAAAAGAGCATGTGCCCAGCAATAATTTTGAAGCAAGTAATACAGCTTTGTTGCAGGCCGGCCAAAGGGTTGAACACCAAAAATTTGGGTTTGGCCAAATTGTAACTATGGAAGGAGCTTCACACAATCCCATTGCTACCATTCATTTTGAACAAAACGGGGAGAAAAAAATAATGCTCAATTATGCTAAGTTGAGAATTGTAGAATGATTTTACAGGCAGTAGATTTTAATAATTTAGAAATGAAAAAACTTTTTGTAACCCTTCTGCTTTTTACTTTTTTTATTGCAGTACAGGCACAAGTTACCGATGAAATAATTACCTTATCTACCCCTACCGGGGATTTAAAAGGCACCCTTGTATTGCCCAATTATGGGAAACATTTTAACCTGGTTATTCTTCAACCGGGCAGCGGGCCTACAGACAGAAACGGGAACAACCCAATGGGAATAAAAGCAAACAGTTACCGGCTGCTTGCAGAAGCGCTGGCAAAAAAAAATATTGCCACACTGCTTATGGATAAAAGAGGAATTGCCGCTAGCGCCCTTGCAGCAAAGTCGGAAGCAGACCTGCGCTTTGATGATTATATTAACGACCTGGAAGGCTGGGCAGATTGGATGAAGAAAGATAAACGATTTAAAAAAATAACTTTAGCCGGGCATAGCGAAGGCTCATTAATTGCCATGGTTGCAGCACAAAAAATAAGTATTGATAATTATATTTCAATTTCCGGCATCTCCCAACCCATTGAAAATATTATAACCTGGCAAATATCCCAGCAGGCGCCAAAGCTTGCACCTATTGTAGATTCTTTGTTTTTAAGGTTAAAGTTGGGTGAAAAACTCGATTCCGTTCCACCTTATCTTTTTTCTGTACTCAGGCCTTCTGTTCAGCCTTATATGGCTTCCTGGATGAAGTATAACCCCTGCAATGAAATTAAAAAACTTACCCTGCCTGTGTTAATTATTCAGGGAACAACCGATATACAGGTTAAAACAGAAGAAGCCGAAAAACTGCATGAATGCAATCCCCAAACCTCCTTAATAATTATTGCCGGTATGAACCATATTTTAAAAAAAGCGCCGGAAGACAGAACCCAGAATATGCAAACCTACTCCGATGAAAAATTGCCGGTAATGCCGGAGCTGGTTAATGCTATAGCCGATTTTATAAAATAAGTAAAACCAGGTAAACAAATTTATATCAACTATCTTGCCCACGCATATCTTTCCTTTAATCATCCTGCCATTTTAACCGGCAATATGATTAGCGATTTTGTGAAGGGAAAAGCAAAAGAAAATTTTCCTGCAGCGATACAAAAAGGGATAATGCTGCACCGGGCAATTGATAACTTTACGGATAAGCATGAAGCAACTGCTGCTGTAAAAAAATTGTTCCGTCCGGATTACCGCCTGTATTCAGGCGCATTTACCGATGTGGTTTATGATTATTTCCTGGCCAATGATAGGCAGGAATTTTCTTCTGCCGAAGCATTAATGCAGTTTTCGCAAAATACTTTTGATTTGCTGGAAAAGCAACAGCAATGGTTTGCGCCACGCTTTGCTGCTATGTTTCCGTATATGAAAAGCCAAAACTGGCTTTATCATTACCAATACGATGAAGGCATTCAAAAAAGTATGGAAGGCCTCCGGAGACGGGCGTTGTATATAAAAGAAACCCAAACAGCGTACCAGGTTTTTTTAGCTAATAAAGTGGTAATCAAAAAAGAATATGACCTGTTTTTTCCCCAATTAAAGCAATATACCGCTGATTTGCTATACAATTTATTGGCATATTGATTGATTATCTTTGAAAAGTATTTTTATTGTTCAATTTTTATGGATTAAAAATTATGCGGCTTTTTCTTAAAAATTTTTCCCTGGGTTTAATTGCTGTGATTGCATTAAACGCATGCAAACAAAAAGCAAATAATTCTGGCAATTCCCCCAGGGCCGATTCTGCCCAGGTGGTTCAAAAAAATCCCTATAGTAGTTTAGATCTGTCGCCGATGGATATGATTTATTATCCCGCCAATTATCCTTTGCTAAAAATGACCAACACCGATAGCTTGCCCCTAATTGCAAGGGTTATCTATAGCCGTCCGCATAAAAAAGGGAGAGAAATTTTTAGCAACAACCCTAAAAGCCTCTGCCCTTATGGCAAGGCCTGGAGGCTTGGCGCAAATGAAGCAACCGAAATTGAATTTTTCACCAACGTTTTTATTGCAGGCAAAAATATTCCAAGGGGCGAGTATGTACTTTACTGCATTCCCTACAGCGACCATTGGACCATAGTATTTAATACACAACTGCATAGCTGGGGTTTGCATATTGAAGAAGCGAAAGATATTTTTAGAACAGAAATCCCGGTAACCGTTCAAAATCCGCCCATTGAAGATTTTACAATGCTTTTTAAACAAGCCGGTTATGGTGCAGACCTGCTTATGGCCTGGGATAGCGTAAAGGCAGTTTTGCCCATAAAGTTTTCAATACCTTAGTTTTCTTTTTTACGGCATTATGTTTTATTGCAAAATGGTTAATTAACTTTACGCCATGTGTGGCATAGCTGGTATTTTATCTCCCAATCATTCTGCAATCAGCAATACTGTTTTGCAAAAAATGGCTCATGTACTCAGGCACCGTGGCCCCGATGGCGAAGGTATTTGGATAAATGAAAAAATAAATATAGGATTTGCCCACCGCAGGCTGGCTATTATTGACCTTTCGCCTGCAGCAGCGCAGCCCATGCATTATATGAACCGGTACAGCATTGTGTACAATGGCGAAATATATAATTATAAAGAATTAAAAAAAGACCTTCAAAAAGCTGGTTATAGTTTTAAATCGCAAAGCGATACCGAGGTAATTTTAGCCGCTTACGATTGCTACCGGGAGCGCTGCCTTCAATATTTTGACGGCATGTTTGCCTTTGCCCTTTGGGATGAAAAGCAACAAACTTTGTGTATTGCCAGGGACAGATTTGGAGAAAAGCCATTTTACTTTCATTCCAGCAATAACGTATTTTATTTTGCCAGCGAAATGAAGGCCTTTTGGGCTTTGGGTATTGAAAGGGCGCCCGAAAAAAAAATGCTGCTCAATTATCTTTCTTTGGGCAATGTGCAAAACCCTTCCAACAAACAAGCTACATTTTATAAAGAGATACTATCCTTGCCCCCGGCACATTATGCACTTATTCCTCTGCAAACAATGCAGGTGAACTTAAAACAATATTGGGATATTGATAAACAGTTTACCCAAAAATTCCACGAAGATGCAGTGCTTCACCGGCTGGAGCTGTTACTCAAAACTTCTGTTGAACGCAGGCTCAGGAGCGATGTGGCTTTGGGAAGCAGTTTAAGTGGCGGTATTGATAGCAGCGCCATTGCCTGGTATGTGCACAATATTATCCATAATATTACAGGCCCGGTAAATTTTAAAACTTTTACCGCTGTATTTCCGGGTTTTGAAAAAGATGAAAGCCTGTTTGCCAAAGAAGTTTCGGATAACCTTTCTTTTCAAAATTATAATGTTACGCCCAGGGCCGATGAACTGGCCGCTGACCTTAAAACCATATTTTATTACCAGGAAGAGCCCTTTCCATCCTCCAGCATTTTTGCCCAATACAAGCTGTATGAACTGGCTAAAAACCAGGGTGTAAAAGTGTTGCTTGACGGGCAAGGTGCCGATGAGATTTTAGCAGGCTACAATCGTTACCTGCATTGGTATATTCAAGAGCTGCTGTGTAATTACCAAATACGGCTTGCCTTTAAAGAAAAAAACGAGTTAAAGAAAAATTATAAAGGTCTTCAATGGGGAATAAAAAATATTGCCGCTGCATTTTTCCCCTCTCATGTTGCCATTGCTTTGGAAAAAAGGGAGTACAATAAAATTGTTTCTAATCATGATATTGACCCCGGGTTTATGCAATGTGTAATTGGCAGGGAATGGGATGGTATCCATAAACCCATTATCACCAAGTTAAATGATATTTTATATTTTAGCAGCATGCAAATGGGTTTGGAAGAACTGCTGCGCTATGCCGACAGGAACAGCATGGCACATGGTGTGGAAGTAAGGTTGCCTTTTTTAAATGCCGAGCTGGTACAATTTATTTTTTCCCTTTCTTCATCGCAAAAAATTAAAAACGGGTTTAATAAATGGCCATTGCGAAAACTTTTAAACAATAAGTTGCCCGCTTCTATTGTATGGCGAAAAGAGAAAATTGGGTTTGAGCCACCTCAAAAGCAATGGATGAACTCAGATGCATTCAGGAACTATCTTTTTGATGCCAAGAAAATACTTATTGCAGAAAAAATACTGCGTCCGGCTGTATTAAAGAAGCAACAGCAAAGCCTCGATGCATTTGAAGCCAACAATACCGATTGGCGATATGCCTGTGCCGCACAAATGTTTTATTAATTCTATCCTTTAATCTTTAAATTTGCGCAATAAAAAAACTTTACAATATGGGTGCAAATTCGCTTGCTTCAAAAAAAATTGCCACTAAACTTATTCATGCCGGAGCAGATCCCGATCCTTCCACCGGAGCAATTATGACGCCTATTTTTCAAACCTCAACTTATGTGCAGGAGGCGCCGGGTGTAAACAAAGGTTTTGAATATGCCCGCAGCCAAAACCCCACCCGTAAAGCTTTGGAAGATGCTTTGGCAATAATTGAAAACGGAAAATATGGCCTGGCTTTCAGCAGTGGTGTAGCAGCTACCGATGCCGTTATAAAATTACTAAATCCAGGCGATGAAGTGATAGCCGCAAATGATATGTATGGCGGTACCTACAGGTTGTTCAGTAAAGTGTTTGAACGCTTTGGTATAAAATTTATTTATGTAGATACTACAAATGTTGCCAATATAAAAGCTGCACTAACGCCTAAAACAAAATTGGTATGGATTGAAACACCAACCAATCCATTAATGAATATTACTGATATAGCTGCCGTTGCCTCCCTTACAAAACCTGCGGGAGCCTTGCTTTGTGTAGATAATACTTTTGCTTCGCCTTACCTGCAAAACCCGTTAAACCAGGGTGCAGATATTGTGATGCATTCTTCTACAAAATATCTTGGCGGGCACAGCGATGTAATTCAGGGTGCATTAATAATGAACAACGATAGCTTACGGGAACAGTTGTATTTTATACAAAAAAGCTGCGGAGCAGTTCCCGGCCCTTTTGATTGCTTCCTGGTTTTGAGGGGAATAAAAACACTACATGTACGCATGAAGCAACATTGTAATAATGGCGAAAAGGTTGCATACTGGCTAAGCAACCACCCCAAAGTAGGTAAAGTATATTGGCCGGGTTTTGAAGATAATTCCGGTTACAATGTTGCCAAAAAACAAATGAATGGCTTTGGGGGAATGTTAAGTTTTTTACTCAAAGATGAAAGCATAGAGGCTGCTAAAAAAGTGCTATCCGCTACAAAAATATTTTCACTTGCCGAAAGCCTTGGTGGGGTAGAAAGCCTCATTAACCATCCGGCAAGTATGACGCATGCCAGCATCCCCAGGGAAGAACGCATTAAAAACGGATTGAGCGACGGTTTAATAAGGCTGAGTGTAGGTATTGAAGATGCTGATGATTTGATAGACGACCTCAACAGCGCTATTGGTTAAAACGGCAAACTTTAAAAATCATTTAGCAAATGATTTTTGTTTTTTATGCAATAAGCCGGTTATTTTAAAATACTTTACAATAATGAAATTTAGTTTATAACATTTTTTTGGGGTAGAACAGCGATATATTTCATTTCACTAAATTTTACTGCATGAAGCTATTTTTTACTTTGTGTTTTGTGTGTTGCGCCCATTCATTATTTGCACAAAACCCGCCAACTTATCCATCGTCTGAAATTTTTCACCGATTGCAAAAGCTGGAAGTTTTTGGAACGGTATTATATATTGCCGCACATCCCGATGATGAAAACACAAGGCTTTTATCATACCTGGAAAATGAAAGGAAATTACGCACTGCATATTTAAGTGTTACAAGGGGCGATGGCGGCCAAAACCTTATTGGTGATGAACAAGGTGTGGAGTTAGGATTGATTCGCACACAGGAATTACTTGCCGCTAGAAGGGTTGATGGTGCAGAACAATATTTTACCCGGGCATACGATTTTGGCTTTAGCAAAAGCCCGGAAGAAACTTTGGAAAAATGGGGACACGATAAAATACTTGCCGATGTGGTGTGGGTTATACGGAAACTTCAACCCGATGTAATTATAGCTCGCTTTCCTACAACCGGCGAAGGTGGCCACGGCCATCATACTGCTTCTGCAATACTTGCCGGCGAAGCATTTGATGCTGCTGCAGACAGTACAAAATTTCCCGATCAATTTTCATATGGCGTTAAACCCTGGCAAGCAAAAAGGCTTTTGTGGAATTCATTCAACTGGACTGGAAGCAACAGCAACCGGCCGGGGCAATTTAAAACCGACGTGGGAATGTACAACCCATTGCTGGGAAAAAGTTACGGCGAAATGGCTGCTCAAAGCCGCAGCCAGCACAAAAGCCAGGGCATGGGCTCTACATTGCAAAGAGGTGAAATTTTTGAATATTTTCTTCCCATAAAGGGCGATAACCCTACTATAGATATTATGGAAGGCATTGATTTAGCCGCTTCAAGAATAATGGATAAACCCTACAACGATTCTTTAAAAAAAATAATAAGGGAATACAATCCGCAGCAACCTCATTTATCGCTTCCCGGCCTGGTAAGCCTCAAAGAAAATCTTTATAAAATACAAGGCAACAACAACCTGGTACAATATAAAATTTCCGAAATTGACAAGCTTATTGATGCCGTAAGCGGACTTTTTTTAGAAGCAACTGTTACCAACCAACTCAATGTTGTTGGTGATAGCCTGCGCTTTACTGTAACGTATAATAATAGAAACGGCTTGCCCGTGGAAAGCGCACTAGTAAGCATATTTGGAAAAACTATCCGGTTTGAAAACCTTTCTAAAAATACCAACAATGTTCAGCAATCTTCTGCTTTTGGTTTGAAAGAAACGCTGGTATCGCAACCATACTGGATAGAATACCCTCTGCAGGGAGAAGCCTTTCAGGTTAAAAACCAGCAATTAATTGGATTGCCCGAAGCAGAAAACAATAATTTAAAGGCTTTGTTCCAGATACAGGTGAATGGAGAATTATTGACCTTTGACCGTAAAATAATGTACAAACATACCGACCCTGTAAAAGGAGAATTGTACCAGCCCGCCCAATTTGTTTATCCATTTTTTATTAATGCATCACCATCGCTGGTTTTACTTCGTAATGATGAAAGTATTCCCAAAAAAATTGCCATTACCATTCAGCCCAATATTTCTTTAAAAGAAAAAATAACGCTTTCTGCCTTTGTAAACAATCAACCCGAAAATTTTGAAGATACTGTATTGGATTTTACAAAAGGAGCAAGCAAAACTTTTCACTTTACACTATATCCAAAAAAAATCAGTAATAACAGCACAGCTACTTTGGGTATGAAGTTATCTGCCCCTTCTCTTTATGAGGATCAAATGTATTCATTAAGAAAAATTGCTTACGACCATATCCCTGATATTTTTTACCACTATTACGACCAGGTAAAAATTGTAAAGCTGGATGTAAAAACCTCTGGTAAAACAATAGGCTATATTGCCGGAGCAGGCGATAAAGTGCCGCAGGCGCTGGAGCAATTGGGTTACACGGTAACTTTATTGCAGCAAAATGATATTACCCCAGAGCATTTACGAAAATTTGATGCAATAGTTACCGGTATACGGGCCTATAATGTAAATGCATGGATGCAAAATGTGTACGAGGTATTAATGAATTATGTAAAAACCGGTGGCGTGCTGCTGGTTCAGTACAATACCAATAATAATATAGGAAAAGTAACTACAAAAATATTTCCTTACAATTTCGAAATAAGCCGTACAAGGGTAACCGACGAAAATGCGAAAGTAAATTTTTTGCAACCCAAACATGCGCTACTTAATTACCCCAATAAAATTTCGGAAGCAGATTTTGACAACTGGATACAGGAACGCAGCACTTACGAGGCGGAAAAAACAGGGGAAAATTTTCAGCATATTTTCAGCATGAGCGATGCCGGAGAAAAACAAAGTAATGGCAGCCTTATTGTGGCAGATTATGGCAAGGGAAGGCTTATCTATTGCGGGCTTTCTTTTTTCCGGCAATTGCCTGCAGGTGTGCCCGGGGCTTTTAGGCTTATGGCCAACCTGCTGGCAAGGCCCGTTAAATAAATTTTTTCGTAAAACAAAAACACTTGATTATTTATTGAAATGAGCGCCATTGACTGGACGATATTAATTGTTGTTTTAGCCGGGCTTATTGCTTATGGTATTTATAAAAGCCATACCAGCAAAAATCTTAATGGGTATTTTCTCAATAATAATAATACGCCCTGGTACCTGGTATTGCTGGGTATAATGGGTACACAGGCAAGCGCCATTACTTATTTAACCGGCCCTGGCCAGGCCTATACAGATGGCTTGCGTTTTGTACAATATTATTATGGATTACCGCTGGCAATGATTGTGATTAGTATTTTTTTTGTATCGGTATTTAATAAGCTAAAAGTTTTTACGCCTTATGAGTTTTTAGAAAAAAGGTTCGATGGAAGAACAAGACTGCTCACCTCCTTTTTGTTTTTAATAAGCCGTGGACTAAGCACTGGTATTAGCATTTATGCGCCATCACTCGTACTAAGTTCATTAATGGGTTGGAATATTTATTTAACCAATGTAGTTATGGGTGGAGTATTGATTATTTATACCATGAGTGGCGGCGCAAAAGCAGTTGCCCATACCCAGGGTTTGCAAATGATCATCATTTTTCTTTCTTTATTTATTATTGGCTATATTATTATTAATATGCTGCCTGCGGGTGTAGGATTAAAAGCGGCAATTGATAAAGCAACCGCTCATGGCAAAATGAATATTATTACCACGGGCTTTACTGAAAACGGTTTCAACTGGAAGGATAAATATAATATTTGGAGCGGGCTGATTGGTGGTTTCTTTTTGGCGCTGAGTTATTTTGGTACCGACCATAGCCAGGTAGGCCGGTATATTTCTGCAAAAAATGTTAAAGAAAGCCGCCGTGGCCTGCTGTTAAACGGGCTGGTAAAAATACCCATGCAGTATTTGGTTTTGATGCTGGGTGTTTTGGTTTTTTCTTTTTACTTATTTAATAAAGCACCGGTATATTTTGATGAAACAAAACAGTTGCAGGCAGAAAACACCTCATTTGCAGGCGAACTAAAAGCGCTTGAAGCAAAATATAACGCAGCTTTTGAAAATGGAAATATAGATAGCGCCACTGCAATGCGCAGCCAGTATAAAACGGTAATGCAACAGGCATTAAATGGCCAGGAGGCAAATGATACTAATTTTATTTTTCTCCGTTTTGTAAAAGATAACCTGCCCGTAGGGTTGATAGGCTTGTTGTTTGCTATAATATTTCTTTCGGGATGGGGAAGTGTAGCGGCTGCCATTAATTCACTTGCTGCTTGTACTGTTGTGGATTTTCATAAAAAAATGGTAAAAAGCAGCAGCGATGAAAACGACTACCGCATGTCTCAATGGTACACACTTGCCTGGGGGATTTTTTGTATAGGCGTTGCTATGTTTGCCAATAATATTGGCAATAGCCTTATTGAAGCCGTAAACATACTGGGCTCTTTATTTTATGGAGTAATTTTAGGCATCTTCCTGGTTGCGTTTTGGTTAAAAAATATCGGCGGAAAAGCGGTTTTTATTTCAGCCATAGTTTCAGAAATTATTATTCTCCTTATTTACAATGCCGATATTGTTTCTTTTCTTTGGCTGAATGTAATTGGCGCAATGCTGGTTATAGCAATTGGTCTGCTGGTTCAGTTTGTACTTGCAGCAGCTAAGAAACCTTCTTAAATAATTGACTTGCTTCCTGAAGGCTCGCTGCCACTATTGCCTGAAACTATGGTAATATTATTGCTGCCTGCAGCAAATTGTATTTTTTCTTCTTTAATGAGTTGAATGATGGCCGCATTTATTTTTTGCCTGATGGTATTGAACTCCTGTATGCTGATGTTGGGTGTAAAATATTCTAACATAATCACAATTCCGTTTTTGCTAAAATCTGTTATGTAAACCGAAGAGCTGGTAATATCATTTGCGTATAAGGAAACAATAAGCTGTTGTATTTTTTCTGTGAGCAATTTAGCAGTATCGGCGCTGGTATTTTCGGATACTTCCAGCTTCATTTCTACCCTTCTACCGGTGCGAAAGCTCAGATTATCCACCACGCTATCTACCATTTGCTTATTGGGTACGGTAACCAGTGATTTATCAGTAGTGCGAATCCTGGTATTGCGTAAGCCAATAGTTTCTACTACGCCGCTTACTGCATTTACTTTTACAATATCGCCCACATAAAAAGGCTTGTCTAAAAAAATGATAAAAGAAGCAATTAAGTTTTCCAGGCTTTCCTTTGCCGATAATGCAACGGCAGCGCCTACAATAC contains:
- a CDS encoding mechanosensitive ion channel, coding for MDFLDHYFLDNTIKSYLVVLGVILAVYLLKKFVTQSIANILYYPVKLIWKEIDRKQFIYLLLKPLGWFILICVALATISRLNYPQFLDFKIYKFSFDKILEKIAVLIFVFSFIRLCLSIVDFISLILTQKASKTISRSDDQMVIFFRNFLKAFIIVLGILLALKIGFNQDISYLLTSLSIVGAAVALSAKESLENLIASFIIFLDKPFYVGDIVKVNAVSGVVETIGLRNTRIRTTDKSLVTVPNKQMVDSVVDNLSFRTGRRVEMKLEVSENTSADTAKLLTEKIQQLIVSLYANDITSSSVYITDFSKNGIVIMLEYFTPNISIQEFNTIRQKINAAIIQLIKEEKIQFAAGSNNITIVSGNSGSEPSGSKSII
- a CDS encoding sodium:solute symporter produces the protein MSAIDWTILIVVLAGLIAYGIYKSHTSKNLNGYFLNNNNTPWYLVLLGIMGTQASAITYLTGPGQAYTDGLRFVQYYYGLPLAMIVISIFFVSVFNKLKVFTPYEFLEKRFDGRTRLLTSFLFLISRGLSTGISIYAPSLVLSSLMGWNIYLTNVVMGGVLIIYTMSGGAKAVAHTQGLQMIIIFLSLFIIGYIIINMLPAGVGLKAAIDKATAHGKMNIITTGFTENGFNWKDKYNIWSGLIGGFFLALSYFGTDHSQVGRYISAKNVKESRRGLLLNGLVKIPMQYLVLMLGVLVFSFYLFNKAPVYFDETKQLQAENTSFAGELKALEAKYNAAFENGNIDSATAMRSQYKTVMQQALNGQEANDTNFIFLRFVKDNLPVGLIGLLFAIIFLSGWGSVAAAINSLAACTVVDFHKKMVKSSSDENDYRMSQWYTLAWGIFCIGVAMFANNIGNSLIEAVNILGSLFYGVILGIFLVAFWLKNIGGKAVFISAIVSEIIILLIYNADIVSFLWLNVIGAMLVIAIGLLVQFVLAAAKKPS